A single genomic interval of Zingiber officinale cultivar Zhangliang chromosome 4A, Zo_v1.1, whole genome shotgun sequence harbors:
- the LOC121970748 gene encoding probable monogalactosyldiacylglycerol synthase 3, chloroplastic — protein sequence MVMSVVSPRRWIPDSVLQSVFAYYGGGQGDRQPVRCSFNAGPCDGEDEAAEWGKLNGAVDLAQIGADRHKNVLVLMSDTGGGHRASAEAIRDAFQLEFGFEYRVFVKDLGKEYAGWPLNNMERTYKFLIKHVRLWKMAFHGTSPRWVHCLYLAALASYYAREFEAGLMKYKPDIIISVHPLMQHIPLWVLKWQMFQKRVIFVTVITDLNTCHPTWFHDGVTRCYCPSEEVSKRASLEGLEPSQIRVFGLPIRPSFCRAIVNKGDLREELQMDFHLPAVLVMGGGEGMGPVKETAIALGEALFDKKLGKPIGQIVVICGRNQFLQSSVQSIQWKVPVKIKGFVTQMEKWMGACDCIITKAGPGTIAEALIRALPIILNDFIPGQEVGNVPYVVDNGAGVFSDNPEETASIVARWFGPGKKELKKFSHNALKLAQPDAVFNIVRDIHKLAKQKVPTSCTSYSLTSSFSYPM from the exons ATGGTGATGTCGGTGGTGTCGCCGCGGCGATGGATCCCGGATTCCGTCCTCCAGAGCGTGTTCGCCTACTATGGCGGAGGCCAAGGCGATCGGCAGCCGGTGCGATGCTCGTTCAACGCCGGCCCCTGCGACGGAGAGGACGAGGCGGCGGAATGGGGGAAGTTGAATGGGGCCGTGGATCTAGCCCAGATCGGGGCGGATCGGCATAAGAATGTCCTTGTGCTCATGAGTGACACGGGCGGAGGGCACCGCGCTTCTGCCGAGGCCATTCGCGACGCCTTCCAGCTCGAATTCGGCTTCGAGTACCGG GTTTTTGTGAAGGATTTGGGGAAAGAGTATGCAGGTTGGCCCCTGAACAACATGGAAAGAACCTACAAGTTCTTAATCAAGCATGTTCGTCTGTGGAAGATGGCCTTTCATGGCACCTCACCTCGCTGGGTTCATTGCTTATACCTTGCAGCCCTCGCTTCCTACTATGCCAG GGAATTTGAAGCAGGTCTGATGAAGTATAAGCCAGATATAATTATAAGTGTTCATCCCCTCATGCAGCACATACCTCTATGGGTGCTTAAATGGCAGATGTTCCAGAAAAGAGTCATTTTTGTTACTGTGATCACAGACCTTAATACATGCCACCCTACATG GTTCCACGATGGTGTGACCAGATGCTATTGCCCCTCAGAGGAGGTGTCGAAAAGAGCATCGCTGGAAGGGTTAGAACCTTCTCAGATCCGTGTCTTTGGTTTGCCGATTAGGCCATCCTTCTGCCGTGCAATCGTGAACAAG GGTGATCTAAGAGAAGAACTGCAGATGGACTTCCATTTACCTGCTGTTCTAGTGATGGGAGGTGGAGAAGGTATGGGACCAGTCAAGGAAACTGCAATTGCTCTTGGAGAAGCACTCTTTGATAAAAAGCTTGGCAAACCTATTGGACAAATTGTCGTCATCTGTGGACGGAACCAATTCTTACAGTCTTCAGTGCAATCGATCCAATGGAAAGTTCCTGTGAAG ATCAAAGGATTTGTGACGCAAATGGAGAAATGGATGGGAGCCTGTGATTGCATCATAACAAAG GCGGGACCAGGCACAATAGCTGAGGCTTTGATAAGGGCACTTCCTATCATTCTAAATGACTTCATCCCCGGACAG GAGGTTGGCAACGTTCCTTATGTAGTAGACAATGGAGCAGGAGTGTTCTCTGATAACCCTGAGGAGACGGCCAGCATAGTGGCTAGATGGTTTGGTCCTGGAAAAAAGGAACTAAAGAAATTCTCTCATAACGCACTCAAACTAGCTCAACCTGATGCAGTTTTCAACATTGTCAGAGACATCCACAAGCTGGCTAAGCAGAAGGTTCCAACTTCGTGTACCTCTTATTCTTTGACTTCATCCTTCTCGTACCCTATGTAG
- the LOC121972690 gene encoding uncharacterized protein LOC121972690 yields MSDDPTRKSEAESLATHDLENFEFLAGLVIWYKLLYSVNIVSKILQAEDVDIDVAIKHIKGLMLNFEEYREYGFEKVVNEAKQMANELGIEASFKEKRIIRRKKKFDETVTNEVTQSAEESFRVNYFFFLIDQGYSSLQCRFEQFKKYEETFGFLFSLEKLKCADHDNLLRSCENLEQCLKHNGNSDIDGHELFMELTLLKHSLPTEAKRARDVLNHLKDMDDCYPNAYIAYRILLNIPVIVATAERSFSKLKLIKNYLRSTMSQERLNVLVMLSIEKKIVEYLDYS; encoded by the coding sequence ATGAGTGATGATCCAACAAGAAAGAGTGAGGCTGAGTCTTTAGCAACACATgatcttgaaaattttgaattcttggCTGGTTTGGTAATTTGGTATAAGTTGTTGTATTCAGTAAATATTGTAAGCAAGATTCTCCAAGCTGAAGATGTAGATATTGATGTTGCTATTAAACATATAAAGGGTCTTATGTTGAATTTTGAAGAATATAGAGAATATGGATTTGAAAAGGTTGTTAATGAAGCTAAACAAATGGCAAATGAATTGGGAATTGAAGCTTCATTCAAGGAAAAACGTattattagaagaaaaaaaaagtttgatGAAACTGTTACAAATGAGGTAACACAATCAGCGGAGGAATCTTTCAGAGTTAActactttttctttttgattgatCAAGGGTATTCTTCTCTACAATGCCGGtttgaacaatttaaaaaatatgaagaaaCTTTTGGATTTTTATTCAGTTTGGAGAAATTAAAGTGTGCTGATCATGATAATTTGTTAAGATCTTGTGAAAATCTTGAACAATGTTTAAAGCATAATGGCAATTCTGATATTGATGGACATGAGTTATTCATGGAGTTAACTCTTTTGAAGCATTCTTTACCAACAGAAGCAAAAAGAGCAAGAGACGTATTGAATCATCTCAAAGATATGGATGACTGTTATCCGAATGCTTATATTGCTTACAGAATTTTGTTGAATATACCAGTTATAGTTGCAACTGCCGAAAGAAGTTTCTCGAAGttgaaattgattaaaaattatcttcgaTCAACTATGTCACAAGAAAGATTGAACGTGTTGGTCATGCTATCAATTGAGAAGAAAATTGTGGAATATCTTGATTACTCATGA